ggatttaattatgtaatttttatattttaatatattttttaattgtagaaatgtttttagtaattgaagtatttaaattaaataatagaatagtggGACCTTTGAGCTTGTCCTCGcggaagagcatggatgtgaGTGTCGTGCTCTtgcctaaggacaaggagtaaaagtgggtccgggcccacctctgtgctcttatttaagagcacagatggggatgctcttaagTACCTTAAATTAATTGCATAGAGAAAggtttaatttgattttaccATGGtctaatttatatagtttCAGTTATTAACGTATGGTGTCATTAAGTACATGAAATTAGTTGCATAGGCaaatgtttaatttgattttacgGTGgtctaataaatttaaatgtatgTGCAAcagtaaaaaatttaaattgaaatatcattaataaaattatgaggAATATATTGTTACAATTTCATGACTGAATTCAACGTATCATTAATAGAATTATGAGTAATATGGCTGTTACAATTTCATGACTGAATTTACAGttacacaaattaaatataaaattacattaaaaatcctaaatttataaatattcaaaattttacctaaaatttacaaatattttaaataatggccaaaactcgccttttatataggCATAAATATCTAGTAGTActaactactccctctgttttcagaaaatgaaaacatttgaaacgacacgagttttaatgcataattaataaagttagTGAGAagaattagtaaagtaagagagacgaaaagaaaaatgaataaagtaatagagaagaagagaaaaagtagttaaaATAGAGTTAGTAGATTGTGGGATCTAtgttctaaaatagaaaaaaattaaaatttttatttttaaggtacgattcaaaatagaaatagttgttatttttaaaaaaaacggaGAAAGTACTAAGTTTCACTCTTTAAAAAGATATCCAAGCAGTTGAGTTCGTctcatttttgttaatatcTCCACAGAAACAAAGGAATTTCTTCTTGACCAGGATCGATGCGCCAACACTCGAAATTTATATAGACATTTAAAGATTTGTCTTACATTGTGTTCAcgaatatttgaatattttaaaccTTTTACAGCTTTAatcagtttttttatttatttataatttattttatctagccACATGGAACTATATGTTTAAGATAATTAACTACCACTAATTAACTAATTCACCAATTCAATTAGGATTTTCTGTTTCTTATAATCGGTAAATGATTATTAGAATTGAGTATTTATACTTTATAGAGATGCGAGTGAAATTGGCAATGTGATTAAGTCGTACTCTTTGTGAAATTAggtgttaattaatttagttaaaagGATATTTGCCATGTACGGACCTAGCAAGTCGAAAGTCGTACCCAAGCTACATATAAATAACCTCATCAAATTCTcttgtaaattaattttctatccTATTGTTTTAAGTCTTTAAATTAATCCCATCTGTAAGAGGATGAGGAAATACGCAACAACAAATCCACATATTTTTAGATATATAAAgatcttttaattaatacgaaaaatataataacagTCACGGAAGCTATAGATGAAGAACAAGCTAATGCTTATGTAACATTGTTATGCATTTAATCATGATGAAAAACAGTACTACAAGATAGCTCGGTATTTATAGAGATTACTACATAACAATCTAGATGCTAAACAAATCAGTAACAATGCGTTCAATGAGAGAGTGTCAGCGCTGCAAAATTTGAAGTTCCAGTTAAGAGCCTAGCACTTAGCTTTCTTCTCCATACCTTGGCTACCTCCATCCTTGGACTCTCTTTTAGATGTCGAAACCTGCTTATCCATCACTTTTCTCCTGTTTATAAATTCTGAGAATGACAGAATTGGTGGTGCCAATGTATGCTCGAGGACAGCAGAGTTTGATTCAATGGTAGCACCACTGCCACTCCCATTCTCTTCATGGACTGGTGTGATTGCTGCAATGAATGGCACTGATGGTGATAAAGAGCGATCTGCTTCGGGTTTATCTGCCTCTGTTGACATGCTAGGAGTGGTACCAAGTCTTTGTGTTAGTTCATCAGGGACCGCTGCTGACAGCCATCTTGCGGTACTTGCCATCTGGGATAAATAAATTGACTTCCCACTTCTCCCGTATTTCCGGTAACATTCAATCTCAAGTGTCTCCGCAGATGTCACAAAGTCCATCCTGAGAATTTTTCATCAAATGGAACAAACATATGCTAGCGAATAAAAGCTACTCAAGAAATTCACATAAAAGCAAGTAAGTAGGGAAGCCTACTGTAAAGTGCTGGAAAGATGCTGATTTTGCTTCATTGCAGTTAGTAACCTCTGCTTTCCAGAATTTCTAAGCGTCGCGGATATGAATTTCTTGTCGATCTTATTGGCCTACCAATATGAAAAGTAAGATTAGTAACAACTGAAACatttgagtgaaaaaaaacaaGCAGAATGCAGATGGATCCGAGTACAACGGgctcaaaaaaatattatgaaggtCTTGCATCTTATGTCTGAACacaataatcaacaaaaaggAGAATGAACCTACCTTCATTCTCCAATGACATACAGAATCCAGACTCAATAAGATGTCGGAGACACAATTTAATAAACCGTGTTTAAAATGTTTCTTAAAGCCCTACCATTACCCAGAACCTGGAACAGAAAAGGCATAAACCTCTTGCCATATACAAGTAATATAGCTTCAAATGGTATgtctttaatctttattatGATCAACACATAAGATAAATAGTAATATCATCACTCCTAATCGATAATTTTATTCTGGATCTGCTTGcatcacttttaccatttgtACTAGACATGAGTCACATGACTAACCTTCTAGTTTAACCTGTAAAACTGATGAAGCAACTATGATTAAGTGGGGAAAGAGTCAGTATTAACCTGTTTGTCTTGGTTATCTTTATTCCGATAATAATTCTCTTCCGCACGCTCTAATGACTCCAATCTTTCGTCTAGTTTCCATTTGGATGATTTTCctaaatttgctacactttttGCAATTTCTGTGGCATCTGAAGACAGATATAGGAGGTTCGCGAAAAGAAAGGATGCTTAGCAttcataagaaaatataaacctattatactcctataaataAGGTTAAATATCAGAGAGAACCACCAATTCTGCTGCACCAtggaattgaatatttttactatGAAGCACTCGTATATGTTGGACATGATTTAGATATACCATCAGAATCAGAAATATCTTCTTCCTCAGATCCACTAGCTTCATCATTTCGATTCCAGAATTCTGACAATTGTTCATCACCATAGGTCTCTGAAGCACTGCATGATGATACTAAATAAATCAGAACAAGTGAACAGATTAAAATTGCAAGTTACAGAtgattatcaaataaatacagAAACCATAGCTTTAGATTTTGACTTATGTCTACCGATAAACAAGTCCACACTTTTTTCTAACAATggtaaataatatagtatgtGTTGAGCTTGAACTGGATGATATTAGAAAAATCTAGTAAGCAATGGCAACAACACAACAAACAGGTGAAAAACACGCGCGGTGATACAAATAAGGAATAACCAAATAGTGACCTGGTTATGTATATTCTTGATGACCCCCTTTTATATTGAAAAGCAGCAGTACTTGTAAGCTCCTCCAAATACTTTGAAACCATATCAGGGTGTTTGCATGAGTCACAAGTTTTCCCACATAATGATGCCGTTACCTGCTTCAAAAGAAAGACAGTTGTATCTTGTCAATATGTATCATTTGATTCAGTTTTACACaagccaaaataaaatagtaaggAGTATTTAACAGTCTGGTGTCAAGTACCTCTTCCCCAAAACTTTCAAGGATCTTTTTTCTCCGGCAGCCTGCCTCCTCACAGTATTCAATCATCTAATGTAGCACAGACCAAGGctcaactaataaaaaaagagagacaAATCTTATTCCAGATGAATGCAGATATTTACTTTCTGGAACTCAGCTAAGGAGTTCTTTGTTGAACCCTCATCCATGCTTGAAGAATGTGATTTCTTGTTTGCAGCCTTACTCAGGATGAATTCCTGCGATGTGTTTCAGTTCAGAAAAAAACCAGCTTATACTTGATAACATAAGTGACTTCCAAGGAAGGTAGTCAACCATTTTTCTACGATCATCAACTCCAAAATACAACAGACTTCGAGAAGGCAGTTGGTCACGACCAGCTCGACCTGACTCTTGGTAGAATGCTTCCATAGACTTGGGGATATTAAAATGGCAAACAACTCTGACATCCTTCCTATCAATACCCTGAAATTGTTATACAAATGCCTCAGTGTAGGAATCTTCTTAGTCTCCATTAGCTAAACAATCTGCATTTTATTCTATGCACTTTCTTACGATTGTACTTACCATCCTGCAGCAAAATCACTGCCTCAAAAACTGTGAATGTAACAGGATATCTCCAGGAGAGGATTTCGTCACCAAAAGAATAACAAAGTTAAAAAGAGCCTGAAGTTAGCTGCAGTGTGCACTATGCATGTTAAGACACAAAACACTGCACAAGCCTGAAATACAATTCCACGAAGGAgcatgcaatttttttttcaaacttaaAGAACATGTTCAAGAGGAAATATAAGCCAATAGGTGGAATAAAACGAGTCATAAAGTTCTTGCTAAGGCATTCTTCCAGgcactaaaacaaaatatggaGATAACATAATTTCTCATATCAGCACCACAGTCATTCCATATTATGCAGtcttactaatattttatccTGATCAATGTAATTGATAAAGTGAATGTACAAAATTAAGAGACTAGTCAATTATCAGCAACTGAAGGGGCTATTTTGGTCTCTCAAATCATAATATTGGTGTGGATTATTATTCACTGGTCCCTAAAACAAATTTAGAATGTAGCCAGTTATCACATATCTGATCTAGGCTTATAGGTATCAGGTACCACTTATGCCATATATTTCCAACAATTAATGATCAAGAGTATTGCATACTATGTGCTTTCTTGAGTAAAATCGAGCACCAAGTAATTTTCTCCTTAAAGCCATGAAATCTCCCTCTGCCCCACTAAAAATGGCTTGGTTTCCTTTTTGAGCTGTCTTATTGATAATGGCTTGTTTCCTTCTTAAAACACCTTTATTAGACATACAACTTTAAATAACATATATTACTCGCAGACCTTTTCACTACTTTTAACTCTCCTAAATAAATGAgcccaaaagttttgagtCATTATTAGTGGGAAGGAGAGAGTAAATAACAGTAAAATGGTAAATAACAAATAACTTTGAAAGGAAACcaaatacacacatataaaaggtaaaaaaaaagggtaGAAAGAAAGTGAGCAGAGCATACCCAAAAGCTACAGTAGCCACAACTACTTGTGTTCTAGAGGAGATCCAGTCATCCAAGACAGAACTCCGGACATTACTGTTCAATCCTGCGTGATATGCTGGAAGTGGAGGATAAAGAAATTCATTTGGGAAAATCCTGCGTAAGTGATACTTCAAGAACAAGTTAAGAAAACAGTTCCAATACCAGAACAAGGAATTCCTTGTGCAGATAGGTGGAGTGCCAGATCATCACAAGCTGTGCGCTCAAGACAATAAACAATTGCACATACATTTCCACATGATTTCAGATAATTGCAAATATCAGAATATGGATCATCCATCAGATCTTTATAGCGAACTGcatgataaaaaatgagtgTCAGAGTTGACATAATTCTTACTTTCAAGATCTAGGCAGTTAATAATCAGGTTTAGAAGCACCACCATCCAAAACTAGCTTTTATCATATGGAAtcacaattaataattaacaTCATGTGACTACTTTTGCAAGATTCTGGATTTTGTTATTccaaaagaaaattgagtCATTGGATTGGATATTTGACTAAATGATGTGCATATGAGCATTTGTTATACCCTATTGTTAtagagtattatatatataatatatatctatGTAAATCCCCTCCGAACAAAGAAGTTATATGGAATTGTTAGGCGATGATAGAAGAATCAAGATAGAGGTAAGGTCAGCATATAAAATCAAGCTACAGGGAGCAAACcttcataataaatatttggacGATTGAATGATGACTTCAGAACAAGAGGTTTTTGCAAAGACAAGGACTTTATCACGTCCTCCTGAACCCTGCAGAAGTACCAAATCTGCTATAAAGGTTCCGCCTTTGCTTCTTATGAAAATATATCTTCAAATAAGACAAGAAAGGTAAACTccatagatatatatatatatatatatatatatatatatataatgtgaCTAAAAAGGCAGAGATTCTAGTTTTCATTAAGTATCCGAAAAACTTAATGAACAAGTACGAATAGTATCTGAGAACAAATTATAGCAGCTTGGTTATCTGAAATCATTTAAAATGATTACAAAGCATTAGTAATCTTAATAGAAAAAACTTCCTGTTTCCACTCAAAGAATGTTCGATTGCAACTCACTTGGGAACAGCTGTTGCTGTCAATGCTAGAACTGGTATGCCTGGCAAATTATTCCTCAGAGAAGAAAGCTTTCTGTAGCTTGGCCTGGATAAGTCAACACCAGAACCATGCATGCATgcataaagataaaataaacatgaatgcatgcataaagataaaataatttaggaGAGGGGAGGAGACTACTATGCGTCTAAATACATCAAGGTCATATTGATGACAGTCAGAAGCACatatgaactttttaattaattataaaaatgaaaatgattttatatagaCAAGTTGAGGTACAGAAGCAgtatgtataattatatatggagGACCTTTGTACACTAGTTACCTGCATTTCAAAGACCTTGAATGCATAACCTGAACTATGAACTTAATGTCATGACTCTAAGTGGAAACATATTACGAAATATCTAAAATTAGAAGGGTTTAAAGAAAAAcgtaataattaaaacaattcaTTGACTTTTAAAATGGATGTTGTAGAACGGAAAGTTGAGTTTACTGAGCCTAGAACCAAGGGGAAAACACATGAACTAACCTGTTTTAAGCTATTTGTCTCTCCACAAaccaagaaatataaagagGAAAACTAATTAGAAGATCAATTTGTATCTTGACAAAAAGAGTAATTGGCTCAGTGGTTAGTTAGTTCATTGTTACccattttatacatttaaattggGTGTCACATTTCATATGATTATATAGCTCAATCTCAAACTTGTTTATGAGCTTCAGAAACCAATCTCAAAGTAGGCTTATTTAAGAAGATAGACAAAGCATCTATGAATCAAGCTAAAGGAAATTGTGTGATTAAATGTTTAGAAATTAGTTTGAATGAACTAAATTCAAGCTTGAATTGAGCTCAAGCCAAAACTTAAACAAGCTGAACAGCTCAGCTTAACTCATGCTCAGCCCTACATATTAATGGTGGATAAATCACAAGAAAGGGTGCTTCAATAAAAGAGCTGAGTAGGAGATACAAgttgaagtttgaaaagtaaCCTGAAATCATGGCCCCATGTTGATACGCAATGTGCCTAACAATAATTGAACATGTAAgtaaaatcattttctttattaattacaaaaagaTAAACTTATGTGTTTACTTTAGAAGCATTTGTATGAGATGCTCAAAGGGTTGTGTGATTTCAGACCTCATCAATTGCTATAAGATTTAGCAATCCTCTGCCATGAATCTTCATCAGCTTTGACATAAATCCTGATGTGGCAATCAGTTCTGGTGTAACATACAATAGTTGCAAAGATGGCTTTCCAGATTCAAGGTTTTCATAGATCTGCACATCAATAATAGACAATATCAACAAGATGGAAAATGAACTTGTAGAAACTAGAAAATGTTCATAATCCTCTTTCACAGTAAACAATGAAGTTCACCACCAAGTAACAACTACTTTTCacaatataatggtttatctGTGGCgtgattataaaatattaaccaAGCAACTAAATTTTGCTTGATCCTTCAAAAGATACTTCAAGAGAAATACAACAAAAACTATTGACAAATGAAACCTACCTACTTCACTCCCAGTACTACTTAAACAAGATGGTTTTAATACCTTATTCTTGACTTTGACAGTCTGAGTTGAAGAGAGATATTCAACAGCAACCCCTTTTTCTTTCAGAGCCATTACTTGATTCTCCTGAGGgacaaaaaaatgttttattgaACAACGAAACCAAAAGAATTGCATTAGaagaatatttcaaaaaacaaTAAGATATAAAGATGAAGTCTACTCACCATAAGGGCTgacaataaaaagaaaatgtagtaACTGCCATCAAATGTCCTGAAATTTACAAAAGCAGAACATGTGCAGCATAATTTTCATAGTATATcagaaataaacaaatacaGGTCATATTTACCTATCAAAGGACTAACAACGAGCACAATCCCTGGCTTTGCAAGGGCAGGGATCTGATAACAAAGTGACTTTCCTCCACCAGTCGGCATCAGACAAAAACAATCTCTACCTGCAGCATAGGCGACGGTATAGTACAATTACAAAGTGAGCTTGGCATTCTGCATTAACAGTAAAAACACTGAACATATCCCCAAACAGAGGTCCATCAGAAAACATACATGCATAGTACATTATACATATGTGGAATTTAAGATATGCCTAAATATAGGGACCTGATAGAACAGCTTGAATGGCTTCCAACTGATTCCCTCGGAAATCAGAATGACCAAAATGCCACCGCAGAAGCTTCACCAAAGCTTCCTTCTTGATCACCTGCTTCTCCGACCCACGCACGCATTGCAGGGGCAATGCTGATTTACTCATTTTCCTGCATCAAAAACGAAAATTTCCATCATGCTTTAAATTCTTAATGGAACCACAGTGATTCTAAATGTAATCGACGTTAATTAATTCTAGTATAATGTAAAGCATCATTTGAagattattttctaattattggTCATAAACCTAACAGTTTCAGGGGTGAATTTTCGCTGTTTAATTATCAGAAGTGATACTCCAACTCGAGATACACACCATGAGACCTAAATTAATGGTAAAAGGAAATCAAAAATAGCGATTGAGAGAGTGATTGAAGATTGGGAAGAATAAAACCTGAAAAGAAGTGTATTGTGTCGTGGTTCTTGGAGAAAAGCTTGTGCAGGGAACTGTATTGGAAATTCGGAGAGACGAGGAGAGAAAGAGCAACATAGGGAAATCCTTCTCTACACATGCGcattagttttttaatttttttaaaactccagataaatgaattcaaaatataacatgttttaaaatttgtgtttcattttaattttgcatgTTAATATTTATTGCACTATGTTCGTATCATACCCCCTTCCCCAACATTTGATtcgacatgaattttaatgcataactggaaaagtaataaagaaatacaaagaaaaagtttttattcattattagTACTTAGTAGAGAATAAGTTCtaccttattagagagaaagaagtttccaaaattacaaagttcatacttttcaggacggactaaaaaagaaataattctACTTTTCAGGGACTAACTAAAtaggaaatagttcatactttttaggGGCGGAggaaatacttcctccattccattgtaattgtgttttttcttttttttaaaatcattttaggAAAATAGATACTTTGGAGACgacatgaaatttaaaattttaatgtgaaattaataaaataggagagatatagaaagaaaaaatgattgagtATTGTTAGAGCATCCGCTCCGCAATAGCGGATACCCGACGGACGTCGGACCGGCGTGCCGGTCGTCCGCTATTGAGACGTTTGAGACGGATGCGGACGTCCCCGACGGACGAGAGGTAGTCGCGGCTGTGCGCGGACGTCCGCCGTGACGTCTGCTATTGCGGTGACACGACGGACGTCCCGGCGGACGTTCcgatttttgaatttcttttaattaattatgtatgtttttttttaaataaaacggTTGCATTTTCCCCGTATTTGTgtagaaattttaattccgtaaattgcatatttgtgaatttttattattgttctTGTCCGCCGGGATGTCCTTGGGGATGTCCGCTATTGTGCAGTGGGatgtccttatgacgtggaAGTGCTGTGGGATGTCCTTATGACGTAGCAAGATGTGTTTTTGGGGTGTCTGCCGGGACATTCGtccctattgtggatgcttttagtggagaatgaagCTCACCTCataagataaatttttttatatctaaaatagaaatagactTATTTTGTAAGACAggtcaaaatgaaaaaaatagggaTTTTAGGgatgacatgaattttaaatttttaatgtgaaattgataaaatatgagatatggaaagaaaaaatgattaagTATTGTTAGCGGAGAATGAGACTCAACtcataagagaaaaaaaattacccaAGATAGAAATAGACTTATTTTGTAAGACtaaccaaaatggaaaaaaaaataccatttTTAAAGGACGGAGataacatatatttatatattataaatataaaaacctcaggaataagaaaaatatgtatGTTAATCTTGATATTTCTTGTGTTATcagatatttcaaaatatcttGCAAGTCAACTTTAAATCCTCATTGTGCACACTTATCCTTCTTATGTCTTCCAACGGTAAAGTGATCCTCAATGATAGTGTTTTTCATCAAGGTTTTATAAAGTTCTTCTCATCTCAACTTAGGGCACTCCCAATGGTTAGGCGTTTTTAGTCAGCGAAAAATTGCCGAAAATCGCCGAATTTTCGTCGGGCGTTGGAGTgaattcggcgataaatcggCGTTAATTCTATCGATTCATCGCCAACTCccgatttatcgccgaatcATCGGCGCCCACTGTAGGCGCGATTCGGCGATTTTCGgcgataattttttttttttttttttattttttattatgcaaCCAACGGATAAAACTCCTACACTATATAtaattcctcctcctccattcatcatacacaatcttcattctctctctcaatttttcaatcACATTAtctcaatcttcaatcttcaaaattatgagttcAAGTAGGAAAAATTCCCGAAAAGGTAAGGACAAAGAGCCGAGTACGCAATTTCCCACTGATGAAGCAAATCAGCAGTGGTGAACTCGTTGTTGTcgatgggttctcctcccggccaaTATCCATATGCGGGTCCGTCCCCATTGCAGACTCCTCCGGTGCGCagactttctccgtacttcCAGTACGCCCTCAGCATGCCCTCTCCGGCCGACGATGTGTATCGCCCCCGGATAGTCACATCGTTGTTCGACACCCCTGGATCCACCCCTGACGACGAAGGATCTCAGGACGCGACGTACACAAAGGATTCGACACTCAGCACGGACGACTACGAGGTGGAAGAAACGCCCGCCGAGCCACCTTCCAGGAGCAGGAAGGGGAAGGCGCCGGCGCGTCGGCGTCGACGGCTGCGGACCGATATGGCTTCCGATGAGAAGCCGAAGCGGGTAAGGACTACTTACAGTCTGGAAGAGTCCGAGCTTATAGCCAACTGCTGGGCGGACACGACGCAAGACTCGGAGCGCAGCAACTACCAGACCGAGCTCGTGTTCTGGGAGCGGGTTGCGGAGAAGTACACGAGCAACAAGACTGCCTCGATGAAGGACTATGGCAGCGAGGCGATCCGCCGGCATTGGGAGCGCCTCATGAGGGATTGCGGCCACTTCAACGGTATATACTCTAACTTGATGACGAACATGACGAGTGGCCAGAACGAGCACatggtccgagatgaggccatGCAGAGGTATAATGGCCAGTTCTTATCGAAGGGCTTCAAGTATTGGAGCATCTATGATAG
The nucleotide sequence above comes from Salvia hispanica cultivar TCC Black 2014 chromosome 5, UniMelb_Shisp_WGS_1.0, whole genome shotgun sequence. Encoded proteins:
- the LOC125190750 gene encoding ATP-dependent DNA helicase Q-like 3 isoform X3, coding for MSKSALPLQCVRGSEKQVIKKEALVKLLRWHFGHSDFRGNQLEAIQAVLSGRDCFCLMPTGGGKSLCYQIPALAKPGIVLVVSPLIALMENQVMALKEKGVAVEYLSSTQTVKVKNKIYENLESGKPSLQLLYVTPELIATSGFMSKLMKIHGRGLLNLIAIDEAHCVSTWGHDFRPSYRKLSSLRNNLPGIPVLALTATAVPKVQEDVIKSLSLQKPLVLKSSFNRPNIYYEVRYKDLMDDPYSDICNYLKSCGNVCAIVYCLERTACDDLALHLSAQGIPCSGLNSNVRSSVLDDWISSRTQVVVATVAFGMGIDRKDVRVVCHFNIPKSMEAFYQESGRAGRDQLPSRSLLYFGVDDRRKMEFILSKAANKKSHSSSMDEGSTKNSLAEFQKMIEYCEEAGCRRKKILESFGEEQVTASLCGKTCDSCKHPDMVSKYLEELTSTAAFQYKRGSSRIYITSASETYGDEQLSEFWNRNDEASGSEEEDISDSDDATEIAKSVANLGKSSKWKLDERLESLERAEENYYRNKDNQDKQANKIDKKFISATLRNSGKQRLLTAMKQNQHLSSTLQMDFVTSAETLEIECYRKYGRSGKSIYLSQMASTARWLSAAVPDELTQRLGTTPSMSTEADKPEADRSLSPSVPFIAAITPVHEENGSGSGATIESNSAVLEHTLAPPILSFSEFINRRKVMDKQVSTSKRESKDGGSQGMEKKAKC
- the LOC125190750 gene encoding ATP-dependent DNA helicase Q-like 3 isoform X2 — protein: MSKSALPLQCVRGSEKQVIKKEALVKLLRWHFGHSDFRGNQLEAIQAVLSGRDCFCLMPTGGGKSLCYQIPALAKPGIVLVVSPLIALMENQVMALKEKGVAVEYLSSTQTVKVKNKIYENLESGKPSLQLLYVTPELIATSGFMSKLMKIHGRGLLNLIAIDEAHCVSTWGHDFRPSYRKLSSLRNNLPGIPVLALTATAVPKVQEDVIKSLSLQKPLVLKSSFNRPNIYYEVRYKDLMDDPYSDICNYLKSCGNVCAIVYCLERTACDDLALHLSAQGIPCSAYHAGLNSNVRSSVLDDWISSRTQVVVATVAFGMGIDRKDVRVVCHFNIPKSMEAFYQESGRAGRDQLPSRSLLYFGVDDRRKMEFILSKAANKKSHSSSMDEGSTKNSLAEFQKMIEYCEEAGCRRKKILESFGEEVTASLCGKTCDSCKHPDMVSKYLEELTSTAAFQYKRGSSRIYITSASETYGDEQLSEFWNRNDEASGSEEEDISDSDDATEIAKSVANLGKSSKWKLDERLESLERAEENYYRNKDNQDKQANKIDKKFISATLRNSGKQRLLTAMKQNQHLSSTLQMDFVTSAETLEIECYRKYGRSGKSIYLSQMASTARWLSAAVPDELTQRLGTTPSMSTEADKPEADRSLSPSVPFIAAITPVHEENGSGSGATIESNSAVLEHTLAPPILSFSEFINRRKVMDKQVSTSKRESKDGGSQGMEKKAKC
- the LOC125190750 gene encoding ATP-dependent DNA helicase Q-like 3 isoform X1, whose protein sequence is MSKSALPLQCVRGSEKQVIKKEALVKLLRWHFGHSDFRGNQLEAIQAVLSGRDCFCLMPTGGGKSLCYQIPALAKPGIVLVVSPLIALMENQVMALKEKGVAVEYLSSTQTVKVKNKIYENLESGKPSLQLLYVTPELIATSGFMSKLMKIHGRGLLNLIAIDEAHCVSTWGHDFRPSYRKLSSLRNNLPGIPVLALTATAVPKVQEDVIKSLSLQKPLVLKSSFNRPNIYYEVRYKDLMDDPYSDICNYLKSCGNVCAIVYCLERTACDDLALHLSAQGIPCSAYHAGLNSNVRSSVLDDWISSRTQVVVATVAFGMGIDRKDVRVVCHFNIPKSMEAFYQESGRAGRDQLPSRSLLYFGVDDRRKMEFILSKAANKKSHSSSMDEGSTKNSLAEFQKMIEYCEEAGCRRKKILESFGEEQVTASLCGKTCDSCKHPDMVSKYLEELTSTAAFQYKRGSSRIYITSASETYGDEQLSEFWNRNDEASGSEEEDISDSDDATEIAKSVANLGKSSKWKLDERLESLERAEENYYRNKDNQDKQANKIDKKFISATLRNSGKQRLLTAMKQNQHLSSTLQMDFVTSAETLEIECYRKYGRSGKSIYLSQMASTARWLSAAVPDELTQRLGTTPSMSTEADKPEADRSLSPSVPFIAAITPVHEENGSGSGATIESNSAVLEHTLAPPILSFSEFINRRKVMDKQVSTSKRESKDGGSQGMEKKAKC
- the LOC125190750 gene encoding ATP-dependent DNA helicase Q-like 3 isoform X4, with translation MENQVMALKEKGVAVEYLSSTQTVKVKNKIYENLESGKPSLQLLYVTPELIATSGFMSKLMKIHGRGLLNLIAIDEAHCVSTWGHDFRPSYRKLSSLRNNLPGIPVLALTATAVPKVQEDVIKSLSLQKPLVLKSSFNRPNIYYEVRYKDLMDDPYSDICNYLKSCGNVCAIVYCLERTACDDLALHLSAQGIPCSAYHAGLNSNVRSSVLDDWISSRTQVVVATVAFGMGIDRKDVRVVCHFNIPKSMEAFYQESGRAGRDQLPSRSLLYFGVDDRRKMEFILSKAANKKSHSSSMDEGSTKNSLAEFQKMIEYCEEAGCRRKKILESFGEEQVTASLCGKTCDSCKHPDMVSKYLEELTSTAAFQYKRGSSRIYITSASETYGDEQLSEFWNRNDEASGSEEEDISDSDDATEIAKSVANLGKSSKWKLDERLESLERAEENYYRNKDNQDKQANKIDKKFISATLRNSGKQRLLTAMKQNQHLSSTLQMDFVTSAETLEIECYRKYGRSGKSIYLSQMASTARWLSAAVPDELTQRLGTTPSMSTEADKPEADRSLSPSVPFIAAITPVHEENGSGSGATIESNSAVLEHTLAPPILSFSEFINRRKVMDKQVSTSKRESKDGGSQGMEKKAKC
- the LOC125190750 gene encoding ATP-dependent DNA helicase Q-like 3 isoform X5; translation: MSKSALPLQCVRGSEKQVIKKEALVKLLRWHFGHSDFRGNQLEAIQAVLSGRDCFCLMPTGGGKSLCYQIPALAKPGIVLVVSPLIALMENQVMALKEKGVAVEYLSSTQTVKVKNKIYENLESGKPSLQLLYVTPELIATSGFMSKLMKIHGRGLLNLIAIDEAHCVSTWGHDFRPSYRKLSSLRNNLPGIPVLALTATAVPKVQEDVIKSLSLQKPLVLKSSFNRPNIYYEVRYKDLMDDPYSDICNYLKSCGNVCAIVYCLERTACDDLALHLSAQGIPCSAYHAGLNSNVRSSVLDDWISSRTQVVVATVAFGMGIDRKDVRVVCHFNIPKSMEAFYQESGRAGRDQLPSRSLLYFGVDDRRKMEFILSKAANKKSHSSSMDEGSTKNSLAEFQKMIEYCEEAGCRRKKILESFGEEQVTASLCGKTCDSCKHPDMVSKYLEELTSTAAFQYKRGSSRIYITSASETYGDEQLSEFWNRNDEASGSEEEDISDSDDATEIAKSVANLGKSSKWKLDERLESLERAEENYYRNKDNQDKQANKIDKKFISATLRNSGKQRLLTAMKQNQHLSSTLQHLRLNVTGNTGEVGSQFIYPRWQVPQDGCQQRSLMN